In Diorhabda sublineata isolate icDioSubl1.1 chromosome 2, icDioSubl1.1, whole genome shotgun sequence, the sequence ttctttaatattacaATAACAACTACAATACCGGTTATACTATGACATTTTAACATAGTATTAtgcatattaataaaaattataatgaaaaactaattaggtaaatatttaatatgctatgaagatttttatcagaaatttaGAGGAATAGCAACGACATTTAAGcaatttactattattttctATGGAAATTTAGAACAAGTAACCGATATTAAAAGTCAAAAGTAGCTGAACATTATATTATCTATTAAACAAATAGAAAACATCTaaaacttagttatcgaaataCTTAccattgaaattttgacagaaatatAGAAAGCAAGAAAGAAATAAAGTAATCTTGAAAGTACCGCACATTCTGATTggatatttacaataaaaattaatcacattcacaaatttcaataaaagtattttattaaaaatggctTGCCATTACGACTTTAATTACTTAATTGTTGACATTATCTTCTGATACATTTTatgcaaattatttatttgattattaaagtTAGCGGGTAATAACCGAATTAACTCCGAATACCGATTTAATAAACTCactgtttatttaaaactaagTAATTCATAAACAACTTCCACTTTCTCTGATCCACCATGTTATGTctatttttgacaaaatgtCATAGTTTGATAGGACCGTATCACAGCTTGgccaatataaaaataaaaatatataattttttacttcttagaacTAAAATCTAGgccatttattataaataaaaccaaaaattatattactagttctattattgtattattaatCAAAAGACATATTTATTCTAGATAATTATAACATggctttatttttaatactctCAGGTTGGCTAACCTATTTAAAGTTATACTTCATTAAGTATTTGTCATTTTAGTTAAAGTTGACCAATCACGTcgataaatatgtaaattttagtaaaaatttttagttttgtttaaaagaaaaatttttgaatcaaaatggTTAGTAAAAGACGTTCGATTCACGCAACTAATCTAAATTTTAGACCAAATATAAATGCTTGCAACAATTCAGAACCAAAAGGCACTAAACCTACAAGTGAACCCACGTCTGTAAAAGAGATTTTAGTGTTAATGGTTATGTACTTGTGTAAAAAGTCgttattttttgatacaaaCCTAAAAGTAGGAATATATTTATCATGCCTTTTCGTTATATCCCTAATAGCGGATGTGTTAATGATACCAAAAACTTACCTTTCAAGATCAGACAATGTACTTAACAAGGTGTTTGTGAAATTTGCATGGGGATGGAATTTAACACTTATTGTACCTTTTATCATTTTAACATCAGTGACTTATTGTTGtggaaataaacaaaagattttaaAGAATCATATGCCAAGAATACTAATTGCCACATTTTTTTGGTGGTTTTGGACATCACTGTTTAATTTCGTTGAAGCATCTCTTGGTAGATGTGCAAATAAAGATTTTGATAGCAAAATACTATGTTTGAGAGAAGGTCACGTATGGAATGGTTTTGATCTTTCAGGACattcatttatattgatttatggtagtttatttttaatagaagaaACAAGGTGTATAGTAAATTGGGATGCTATCAAAGATTATATAAGATTAGAAGAATATCAACGACAAACAAGGGATTCTAATGGTAAACCCAATCCATTACGCAACTTAACAGATTCGGAATTGAAGGAAGTGAAGAccaattatgaaaaattcacaCCTTATATAAGATTACTTTTTGTATTAGTAGCAGTTATCCAAATTTTATGGGATGTGATGTTAATAAGCACAATGTTATATTATCATATTATGATTGAGAAGTTTCTTGGAGGTGCTTTTGCTATATTAACGTGGTTCTTCACCTATCGCGTTTGGTATACTAAGCAATCATTACTTCCCAGACTACCAGGAGATGgtacttttaaatatattaaaaggaCTCCAGTTCAATCTACACCTGTCCGATCTAGAAGAAAAGATAGTTTGACCGATCAAGGTCCGTTATTTATGGGTATGCCTATTTATGCCAATTATAAGCCTGAAGAATTATCTGTACGATAGTTTtagaaatttgatgtttttgttagttatacttttgttttttgtataatttatattttttatgggAGTTGGGATTGTTAGTAATGGGGAAAACAGGATTGTTTGTTGAATGTTTGGTGAAATTTACATTACCTGAATTGAaggtacaaaataaatattttaattatctttttggtgtttcaattaattttcattttctaaatcccgaattttcaacatttttctatttttgcaaATTAGCTGAAACATTCATTggaaaaaataagtttcttttGCCTTACATAAAGCTATTTATTTTAAGATTAATAATTGTTGTACTTTATAAGGggaaatattatgttttattttatacaaataatgcCCAACGGCGATTTGTTGCTCACTGTTAATAGAAAACGCTGGGTATTATAGCCATTTAACCAGTAGCAATCCTTTGAATGTCTAGTTAACATCAATTAACATTCTTTAATATCTATAAAAACAAAGTCTTATATTTGTGGGAAACAAATATCAATAGTCAACGAAGCACAagag encodes:
- the LOC130453383 gene encoding acyl-coenzyme A diphosphatase FITM2, with amino-acid sequence MVSKRRSIHATNLNFRPNINACNNSEPKGTKPTSEPTSVKEILVLMVMYLCKKSLFFDTNLKVGIYLSCLFVISLIADVLMIPKTYLSRSDNVLNKVFVKFAWGWNLTLIVPFIILTSVTYCCGNKQKILKNHMPRILIATFFWWFWTSLFNFVEASLGRCANKDFDSKILCLREGHVWNGFDLSGHSFILIYGSLFLIEETRCIVNWDAIKDYIRLEEYQRQTRDSNGKPNPLRNLTDSELKEVKTNYEKFTPYIRLLFVLVAVIQILWDVMLISTMLYYHIMIEKFLGGAFAILTWFFTYRVWYTKQSLLPRLPGDGTFKYIKRTPVQSTPVRSRRKDSLTDQGPLFMGMPIYANYKPEELSVR